A single window of Vigna unguiculata cultivar IT97K-499-35 chromosome 1, ASM411807v1, whole genome shotgun sequence DNA harbors:
- the LOC114194893 gene encoding phosphoinositide phospholipase C 6-like isoform X2 — MATHNYKVFSCFNRKFTITEPKPPPDVQKAFSEFSDGASSMSAEHLLRFLAEHQGEVDCTVSDSEQILQQSRKEDGETGFDLHDFFHFLQENDLNVPLKSQVHHDMNAPISHYFIYTGHNSYLTGNQLSSDCSDAPIIKALQRGVRVIELDLWPNSNKDDIDVVHGRTLTTPVSLLRCLKSIKEYAFVKSQYPLVITLEDHLTPDLQAKVAKMATQVFGELLHYPQTDSLTEFPSPESLKGRILISTKPPKEFLESSEKESAEEVSSLRENADEQRTDNKSAPEYKRLITIHAGKPKGEIQDELKAAGNVRRLSLSEQALEKASESYGADVVRFTHNNILRVYPKGTRLNSSNYKPHIGWTYGAQMVAFNMQGHGKSLWYMQGMFRSNGGCGYVKKPNFLIQKGPQDEVFDPKIALPVKKTLKVKVYLGKGWSLDFSPSDFDSYSPPDFYVKATS; from the exons ATGGCCACCCACAACTACAAAGTCTTCAGCTGCTTCAACAGAAAGTTCACCATCACCGAACCAAAACCACCGCCCGACGTCCAAAAAGCCTTTTCTGAATTCTCTGACGGCGCCTCCTCCATGTCCGCCGAACACCTGCTCCGGTTCCTGGCGGAGCATCAGGGCGAAGTGGACTGCACCGTTTCCGATTCCGAGCAGATCCTCCAGCAATCGAGGAAAGAGGACGGGGAAACTGGATTCGATCTCCACGACTTCTTCCATTTCCTGCAAGAGAACGATTTGAACGTCCCCTTGAAATCTCAG GTCCATCATGATATGAATGCTCCAATATCACATTATTTCATATACACTGGGCACAATTCCTATCTGACAGGGAATCAACTGAGCAGTGACTGCAGTGATGCACCAATCATAAAGGCTTTGCAACGAGGTGTGCGAGTAATTGAACTAGATTTATGGCCAAATTCAAATAAAGATGATATCGATGTAGTTCATGGAAG GACTCTTACCACTCCTGTCTCACTCCTCCGATGTTTGAAGTCCATAAAAGAGTATGCCTTTGTTAAATCTCAGTACCCACTCGTTATAACTTTAGAAGATCACCTTACTCCAGATCTTCAAGCTAAAGTTGCAAAG ATGGCCACCCAAGTGTTCGGAGAATTGCTTCATTATCCTCAGACAGATTCCCTGACGGAATTCCCCTCACCAGAATCATTGAAAGGTCGAATTCTTATATCAACAAAACCTCCAAAAGAATTTCTTGAATCCAGTGAAAAGGAATCAGCTGAGGAGGTTTCCTCATTGCGAGAAAATGCTGATGAACAAAGAACTGATAATAAG AGTGCACCTGAGTACAAACGCTTGATTACAATCCATGCTGGGAAACCGAAGGGTGAAATACAGGATGAATTAAAAGCTGCTGGTAATGTTAGGCGCTTAAGCTTGAGTGAGCAAGCACTTGAAAAGGCTTCTGAATCTTATGGAGCTGATGTAGTCAG ATTCACGCACAACAATATTCTCAGAGTGTATCCAAAAGGAACACGTCTCAACTCCTCAAATTacaaaccacacatagggtggACGTACGGAGCTCAGATGGTTGCGTTTAACATGCAG GGGCATGGTAAATCACTTTGGTACATGCAAGGAATGTTTAGATCAAATGGAGGGTGCGGTTATGTGAAAAAGCCTAACTTTCTAATACAAAAAGGTCCACAAGATGAGGTTTTTGATCCTAAAATAGCATTGCCAGTGAAGAAAACATTAAAG GTAAAAGTCTACCTGGGGAAAGGTTGGAGCTTAGATTTCAGCCCATCAGACTTTGATAGTTACTCACCACCAGACTTTTACGTTAAG GCTACTTCGTAG
- the LOC114194893 gene encoding phosphoinositide phospholipase C 6-like isoform X1, with the protein MATHNYKVFSCFNRKFTITEPKPPPDVQKAFSEFSDGASSMSAEHLLRFLAEHQGEVDCTVSDSEQILQQSRKEDGETGFDLHDFFHFLQENDLNVPLKSQVHHDMNAPISHYFIYTGHNSYLTGNQLSSDCSDAPIIKALQRGVRVIELDLWPNSNKDDIDVVHGRTLTTPVSLLRCLKSIKEYAFVKSQYPLVITLEDHLTPDLQAKVAKMATQVFGELLHYPQTDSLTEFPSPESLKGRILISTKPPKEFLESSEKESAEEVSSLRENADEQRTDNKSAPEYKRLITIHAGKPKGEIQDELKAAGNVRRLSLSEQALEKASESYGADVVRFTHNNILRVYPKGTRLNSSNYKPHIGWTYGAQMVAFNMQGHGKSLWYMQGMFRSNGGCGYVKKPNFLIQKGPQDEVFDPKIALPVKKTLKVKVYLGKGWSLDFSPSDFDSYSPPDFYVKVCIVGVPADMIKKKTSVISNNWFPVWNEEFDFPLTVPELALLRIEVREDDKHQKDDFGGQTCLPVSELKSGFRSVPLYDEKGDKYKSVKLLMRFQFR; encoded by the exons ATGGCCACCCACAACTACAAAGTCTTCAGCTGCTTCAACAGAAAGTTCACCATCACCGAACCAAAACCACCGCCCGACGTCCAAAAAGCCTTTTCTGAATTCTCTGACGGCGCCTCCTCCATGTCCGCCGAACACCTGCTCCGGTTCCTGGCGGAGCATCAGGGCGAAGTGGACTGCACCGTTTCCGATTCCGAGCAGATCCTCCAGCAATCGAGGAAAGAGGACGGGGAAACTGGATTCGATCTCCACGACTTCTTCCATTTCCTGCAAGAGAACGATTTGAACGTCCCCTTGAAATCTCAG GTCCATCATGATATGAATGCTCCAATATCACATTATTTCATATACACTGGGCACAATTCCTATCTGACAGGGAATCAACTGAGCAGTGACTGCAGTGATGCACCAATCATAAAGGCTTTGCAACGAGGTGTGCGAGTAATTGAACTAGATTTATGGCCAAATTCAAATAAAGATGATATCGATGTAGTTCATGGAAG GACTCTTACCACTCCTGTCTCACTCCTCCGATGTTTGAAGTCCATAAAAGAGTATGCCTTTGTTAAATCTCAGTACCCACTCGTTATAACTTTAGAAGATCACCTTACTCCAGATCTTCAAGCTAAAGTTGCAAAG ATGGCCACCCAAGTGTTCGGAGAATTGCTTCATTATCCTCAGACAGATTCCCTGACGGAATTCCCCTCACCAGAATCATTGAAAGGTCGAATTCTTATATCAACAAAACCTCCAAAAGAATTTCTTGAATCCAGTGAAAAGGAATCAGCTGAGGAGGTTTCCTCATTGCGAGAAAATGCTGATGAACAAAGAACTGATAATAAG AGTGCACCTGAGTACAAACGCTTGATTACAATCCATGCTGGGAAACCGAAGGGTGAAATACAGGATGAATTAAAAGCTGCTGGTAATGTTAGGCGCTTAAGCTTGAGTGAGCAAGCACTTGAAAAGGCTTCTGAATCTTATGGAGCTGATGTAGTCAG ATTCACGCACAACAATATTCTCAGAGTGTATCCAAAAGGAACACGTCTCAACTCCTCAAATTacaaaccacacatagggtggACGTACGGAGCTCAGATGGTTGCGTTTAACATGCAG GGGCATGGTAAATCACTTTGGTACATGCAAGGAATGTTTAGATCAAATGGAGGGTGCGGTTATGTGAAAAAGCCTAACTTTCTAATACAAAAAGGTCCACAAGATGAGGTTTTTGATCCTAAAATAGCATTGCCAGTGAAGAAAACATTAAAG GTAAAAGTCTACCTGGGGAAAGGTTGGAGCTTAGATTTCAGCCCATCAGACTTTGATAGTTACTCACCACCAGACTTTTACGTTAAG GTTTGTATCGTTGGAGTTCCGGCTGATATGATCAAGAAGAAAACAAGtgtaatttcaaataattggtTTCCTGTATGGAACGAAGAGTTTGATTTCCCTTTGACTGTTCCAGAGCTGGCCTTGCTCCGCATAGAAGTTCGAGAAGATGATAAGCATCAAAAGGATGACTTCGGTGGACAGACGTGTTTGCCAGTCTCAGAACTAAAATCTGGATTCCGATCTGTCCCTCTGTATGATGAAAAGGGTGACAAATATAAATCTGTGAAGCTTTTAATGCGATTTCAGTTTAGATGA
- the LOC114173765 gene encoding phosphoinositide phospholipase C 2-like: protein MSKQTYNFCFCFRRRFRLPVSEAPPEIRTLFDHYSDENGVMTASHVRSFLVEVQKEESATEEEAQAIIDGHKHLSIFHRRGLNLESFFNYLFSHNNNPPLSPSLGVHQDMSSPLSHYFIYTGHNSYLTGNQLSSDCSDLPIINALQKGVRVIELDIWPNESKDDVHVLHGRTLTSPVALIKCLRSIKQYAFVASEYPVVITLEDHLTPDLQAKVAEMVTQTFGDILFSPGSESLKEFPSPESLKGRIIISTKPPKEYIEAKEVQEKGEGKPVDDEEAWGKEVPSLRGGTISDHKNIEDDDDLDNEDDSDEAENSRQNASDEYRRLIAIHAGKPKGGLTECLKVDPDTVRRLSLSELQLEKAAETHGKEIIRFTQRNILRVYPKGTRITSTNYNPLIGWMHGAQMVAFNMQGYGRSLWLMQGMFKANGGCGYVKKPDFLLKTGHNNEVFDPKAHLPVKKTLKVTVYIGEGWFHDFKHTHFDQFSPPDFYARVGIAGVPYDTVMKKTKSVEDNWSPSWNEVFEFPLSVPELALLRVEVHEYDMSEKDDFGGQTCLPVWELRSGIRAVPLYSRKGEKYHNVKLLMRFEFI, encoded by the exons ATGTCGAAGCAGACTTACAACTTTTGCTTCTGCTTCCGCCGCCGCTTCAGGCTCCCCGTGTCGGAGGCCCCTCCGGAGATAAGGACCCTTTTCGATCATTATTCCGATGAGAATGGCGTCATGACAGCCTCTCACGTCCGCAGTTTCCTGGTTGAAGTGCAGAAGGAGGAGAGTGCCACTGAGGAGGAAGCTCAGGCCATCATCGATGGCCACAAGCATCTCAGCATCTTTCACAGAAGGGGTCTCAATCTTGAGAGTTTCTTCAACTACCTCTTCAGTCACAATAATAATCCACCTCTCTCACCTTCTCTTGGG GTGCACCAAGATATGTCTTCACCGTTGTCTCATTACTTCATTTATACTGGTCATAATTCCTATCTAACTGGGAACCAACTTAGCAGTGACTGCAGTGACCTCCCCATCATCAATGCACTGCAGAAGGGTGTAAGGGTGATTGAACTAGATATATGGCCTAATGAATCAAAGGATGATGTGCATGTTCTTCATGGAAG GACATTGACATCTCCTGTGGCACTCATCAAATGTTTGAGGTCTATTAAGCAGTATGCTTTTGTCGCCTCAGAATATCCAGTTGTAATAACCTTAGAAGACCACCTTACTCCTGATCTTCAGGCCAAAGTGGCTGAG ATGGTTACTCAAACATTTGGAGACATACTATTTTCTCCTGGCTCTGAAAGCTTGAAGGAATTTCCTTCTCCTGAATCGCTTAAAGGGAGGATTATCATATCAACCAAACCACCTAAGGAGTACATTGAGGCAAAAGAAGTTCAGGAAAAGGGAGAGGGAAAGCCTGTGGATGATGAAGAAGCATGGGGCAAGGAAGTCCCTAGTTTGAGAGGTGGCACTATTTCTGATCACAAG AACATCGAGGATGATGATGATCTTGACAATGAAGATGATTCTGATGAAGCAGAAAATTCACGTCAAAATGCATCAGACGAATACAGACGTTTAATTGCCATTCATGCTGGTAAGCCTAAAGGTGGATTAACGGAATGCCTCAAAGTGGATCCCGATACAGTGAGGCGTCTAAGTTTAAGTGAGCTACAACTTGAAAAGGCTGCTGAAACTCATGGAAAAGAAATCATAAG GTTTACTCAGCGGAATATACTGAGAGTGTATCCAAAAGGCACTCGTATTACCTCAACAAATTATAACCCATTGATCGGGTGGATGCATGGAGCCCAGATGGTTGCATTCAACATGCAG GGATACGGTAGATCTCTTTGGTTGATGCAGGGAATGTTCAAAGCCAATGGAGGATGTGGTTATGTTAAAAAACCAGATTTTCTGTTAAAAACTGGACATAATAATGAGGTCTTTGATCCTAAAGCTCATTTGCCTGTGAAGAAAACTTTGAAG GTGACTGTATATATCGGGGAAGGATGGTTTCATGATTTCAAGCACACCCACTTTGATCAATTCTCACCCCCTGATTTCTATGCAAGA GTGGGGATTGCTGGAGTCCCTTATGATACTGTTATGAAAAAAACTAAGAGCGTGGAGGATAATTGGTCTCCATCATGGAATGAGGTATTTGAGTTTCCACTTTCTGTTCCAGAATTGGCTCTGCTTCGTGTAGAAGTTCATGAGTATGACATGTCTGAGAAGGATGATTTTGGTGGCCAAACGTGTTTACCTGTGTGGGAACTAAGAAGTGGAATTCGCGCAGTTCCACTGTATTCCCGCAAAGGAGAAAAGTACCACAATGTGAAGCTTCTAATGCGCTTTGAATTCATTTGA
- the LOC114191760 gene encoding NF-X1-type zinc finger protein NFXL2, whose amino-acid sequence MKSAWPRPHSHPSPPPPPTILSDSDSDADGLPSGTETHRHSDLSDSIFKPYLEFSGHSGADLSKIQSFLTSSSAGALSCLICLERIKPSDPTWSCSSLCFAVFHLICIQSWARQASDLAAARAATRLPISAATASDTALWNCPKCRSEYPKSLIPKMYLCFCGKVENPPNDPWVLPHSCGEVCGRPLKHNCGHHCLLLCHPGPCPSCPKLVKVRCFCGCIEDVRRCGFKEFSCNNSCSRVLDCGVHRCTEVCHRGTCPPCWTRGVYGCQCGKVKEEKECCDRVFQCDHPCEKRLSCGKHVCERGCHSGECGECPLKGKRTCPCGKRVYEGMPCDASVQLCGATCDKMLPCGYHRCPERCHRGQCVETCRVVVKKSCRCGSLKKDVPCYQDLACERKCQRMRDCGRHACKRRCCDGDCPPCSEVCGRRLRCKNHKCPSPCHRGPCAPCPIMVTISCACGETRFEVPCGTEMDQKPPRCPKRCPIPPLCRHASNCKPHKCHYGACHPCRLPCANEYQCGHACKLRCHGPKPPPNPEFTLKPKKKKIIQQSEGVPGTPCPPCPELVWRSCVGQHIGADRMMVCSDKSQFSCENLCGNPLPCGNHYCTKTCHALDNQLRGSEPCEDCYLSCQKEREPACPHHCPRSCHPGDCPPCKVLIKRSCHCGAMVHVFECIYYNSLSAKDQETVRSCGGPCHRKLPNCTHLCPETCHPGECTNAEKCCKKVTVRCKCHTLKKEWVCQDVQAAYHVMGCHPRDTPKNQFGIGLIPCNSDCKSKVQVVESELQLRKPRVTEVQDQDADKSVRKRRKRRERVLESKETSKLQKIISGAKRLLLFVFILIILVAATSYGYNGLLWLSDWMNEVDDRRQRYSRIK is encoded by the exons ATGAAATCAGCCTGGCCTCGTCCCCACTCTCATCCTTCTCCGCCACCGCCGCCAACCATACTCTCCGACTCTGATTCCGACGCAGACGGCCTTCCCTCCGGCACGGAGACACACCGCCACTCCGACCTCTCCGACTCCATCTTCAAGCCATACCTCGAATTCTCCGGCCACTCCGGCGCCGACCTATCGAAGATCCAATCATTCCTGACGTCATCCTCCGCCGGTGCTCTCTCGTGCCTCATCTGCCTCGAACGGATCAAACCCTCGGACCCCACTTGGTCATGCTCCTCCCTCTGCTTTGCCGTCTTCCACCTCATCTGCATCCAGAGCTGGGCCCGCCAGGCATCGGACCTTGCCGCCGCACGCGCTGCCACTCGTCTCCCCATCTCCGCCGCCACAGCCTCCGATACCGCCCTCTGGAACTGCCCCAAATGCAGATCGGAGTACCCCAAATCTCTCATTCCCAAAATGTATCTCTGCTTCTGCGGGAAGGTGGAGAACCCTCCCAACGATCCGTGGGTTTTGCCACACTCTTGCGGTGAGGTTTGCGGAAGACCGTTGAAACACAATTGCGGGCACCATTGCTTGTTACTCTGCCATCCCGGGCCGTGCCCCTCTTGCCCCAAACTCGTTAAAGTTCGATGCTTTTGTGGGTGCATTGAAGATGTTCGACGATGTGGATTCAAGGAATTTTCATGTAATAATTCGTGTTCCAGGGTTTTGGATTGTGGGGTTCACCGTTGCACCGAGGTTTGCCACCGTGGCACTTGCCCTCCTTGCTGGACCCGTGGCGTGTATGGCTGCCAGTGTGGGAAGGTGAAAGAGGAGAAGGAGTGTTGTGATCGTGTTTTTCAGTGTGATCATCCGTGTGAGAAGAGGCTTAGCTGTGGGAAGCATGTTTGTGAGAGAGGGTGTCATTCAGGTGAGTGTGGTGAGTGTCCCCTTAAGGGGAAGAGAACATGTCCTTGTGGGAAAAGGGTTTATGAAGGAATGCCTTGTGATGCTTCTGTACAGCTTTGTGGAGCTACCTGTGATAAGATGTTGCCCTGTGGCTACCACAGGTGCCCAGAGCGATGCCACCGTGGACAGTGCGTTGAGACTTGTAGGGTTGTTGTGAAGAAGTCCTGTCGATGCGGGAGCCTCAAGAAAGAT GTTCCTTGCTATCAAGATTTGGCATGTGAAAGGAAGTGCCAGAGGATGCGTGACTGTGGTCGGCATGCTTGCAAACGGCGCTGCTGTGATGGGGATTGCCCTCCTTGCTCAGAG GTATGCGGAAGGAGGCTTCGATGTAAGAACCATAAATGCCCTTCTCCATGCCATAG AGGTCCTTGTGCTCCTTGCCCAATAATGGTGACAATTTCATGTGCGTGTGGAGAGACACGATTTGAG GTTCCTTGTGGTACGGAAATGGACCAAAAACCTCCTAGATGTCCCAAACGATGTCCTATACCTCCTTTATGTCGGCATGCGTCAAATTGCAAG CCACATAAATGCCATTATGGAGCCTGCCATCCTTGTCGGCTACCTTGTGCCAATGAGTACCAATGTGgccatgcatgcaaattaag GTGTCATGGTCCTAAGCCTCCTCCTAATCCAGAATTTACTCTGaaaccaaagaaaaagaagattatACAACAAAGTGAAGGTGTTCCTGGCACTCCATGCCCTCCTTGCCCTGAACTTGTGTGGAGATCATGTGTTGGACAACACATTGGAGCTGACAGAATG ATGGTTTGCTCTGATAAATCACAGTTCTCCTGTGAAAATTTATGTGGTAATCCTCTACCATGTGGCAATCATTATTGTACAAAAACCTGCCATGCCTTGGATAACCAATTACGAGGAAGTGAACCATGTGAAGATTGTTATCTTTCTTGCCAAAAG GAAAGAGAGCCTGCATGTCCACACCATTGCCCTCGGTCATGCCATCCTGGAGACTGTCCTCCATGCAAGGTGCTCATTAAGCGGTCATGTCACTGCGGTGCAATGGTTCATGTGTTTGAGTGTATATATTACAATAGCTTATCTGCAAAGGATCAAGAGACCGTCCGTTCATGTGGTGGGCCATGTCATAG AAAGTTGCCAAATTGTACGCATCTATGCCCAGAGACTTGCCATCCTGGTGAGTGCACAAATGCAGAGAAATGCTGTAAAAAG GTCACAGTTCGCTGCAAATGTCATACACTGAAAAAGGAGTGGGTTTGTCAAGATGTTCAAGCAGCGTATCATGTTATGGGTTGCCATCCAAGGGATACACCAAAAAATCAATTTGGAATTGGACTAATTCCTTGCAATTCTGATTGTAAGAGTAAAGTGCAGGTTGTTGAGTCAGAGCTACAATTGCGTAAACCTAGGGTTACCGAG GTACAAGATCAAGATGCAGATAAATCAGTTCGAAAGCGAAGAAAAAGGAGGGAACGGGTTCTTGAATCCAAGGAAACATCAAAACTTCAA AAAATAATTTCCGGAGCGAAGCGGcttcttctttttgtatttattttgatcATACTTGTTGCTGCTACATCTTATGGGTACAATGGACTTTTATGGCTCTCTGATTGGATGAATGAAGTGGATGATCGAAGACAAAGATATTCTCGAATCAAATGA
- the LOC114181103 gene encoding putative serine/threonine-protein kinase-like protein CCR3, with protein sequence MADFTADDATSFGWAVDNAIRSETASNLGASPAHSFASVVDYALRSSSASEADLHPSFGSRVDYVIRTSNGERTGGRAEGSSPEASNVTENVVKGFQLFSKAELVAATNNFSLDNKIGGGAVFIGKLLDGREVVIKRGQKASIKSKLAFLSRLHHENLVGLIGFCERRHEKLLVYEYMKNGSLYDHLHEKKNVEKGSSVLNDWKMRIKIALDAARGIQYLRNHAVPSIIHRNIISPNILIDATWTARVSVSDFELCLMSSEVDRDHPLGYGLDVLTGKSDVYGFGVVLLELLTGKRAIFKYGEDGGIFGTFMSVVDFAVPRILAGELVEILDPRVGPPDVDEVDAVELLAYLAIDCVNWKGKDRPTLSVILVHLERRVSYFESIL encoded by the coding sequence ATGGCTGATTTCACTGCGGATGATGCAACAAGTTTTGGTTGGGCTGTGGACAATGCCATAAGGAGTGAGACTGCGTCAAATTTGGGAGCATCCCCTGCCCATAGTTTTGCTTCGGTAGTGGACTATGCATTGAGAAGTAGTTCTGCTTCTGAAGCAGATTTGCACCCCAGTTTTGGTTCGAGAGTGGACTATGTGATAAGGACTAGTAATGGAGAAAGAACAGGTGGGCGCGCTGAAGGGTCATCACCAGAAGCTTCCAATGTCACAGAAAATGTTGTTAAAGGCTTCCAATTATTCAGCAAGGCTGAGCTTGTAGCAGCGACCAACAATTTCTCACTTGACAACAAGATTGGTGGTGGTGCTGTGTTCATAGGCAAACTCCTTGATGGTCGTGAGGTTGTAATCAAGAGGGGTCAAAAGGCCTCAATTAAATCTAAATTGGCCTTCTTGTCTCGCCTACACCACGAGAACTTGGTTGGACTAATTGGGTTCTGCGAAAGGAGACATGAGAAGCTCTTAGTGTATGAGTACATGAAGAATGGTTCATTGTATGATCATTTGCATGAGAAGAAGAATGTGGAGAAGGGTAGCAGTGTGTTGAATGATTGGAAAATGAGGATAAAAATTGCTTTGGATGCTGCCCGGGGAATACAATATCTTCGTAACCATGCAGTTCCTTCAATTATTCACAGAAACATAATCTCTCCTAATATTCTTATTGATGCTACTTGGACGGCAAGAGTATCAGTATCAGACTTTGAATTGTGTTTGATGAGTTCAGAAGTTGACCGTGATCACCCACTTGGATACGGTTTAGATGTATTGACGGGAAAGAGTGATGTGTATGGGTTTGGAGTTGTACTGCTGGAACTTTTAACAGGAAAGAGAGCTATATTCAAGTATGGCGAAGATGGAGGCATATTTGGAACTTTTATGAGTGTGGTGGACTTTGCAGTGCCTCGTATTTTGGCCGGAGAATTGGTTGAAATTTTGGATCCAAGGGTTGGACCACCTGATGTGGACGAGGTAGATGCAGTTGAATTATTGGCCTATTTAGCTATCGATTGTGTGAATTGGAAAGGGAAAGATAGACCAACCTTGTCTGTCATTTTGGTCCATTTAGAGAGGAGAGTTTCGTATTTTGAATCTATACTTTAG